A single Lolium perenne isolate Kyuss_39 chromosome 6, Kyuss_2.0, whole genome shotgun sequence DNA region contains:
- the LOC127306525 gene encoding syntaxin-22 — protein sequence MSFADLESGALQAPRRGRGPDATRALVFQITTAVSSYRRLLNSLGTPKDTLTLRDQLQKTSYKVLQLAKDAKDKLRSAAVADQSAGTSKDKRISDMKLAKDFAATMEEFRKLQNIAIQREVSYKPAVPQNAQPSYATNDGSADFGKMSEQHALLAEPNRQEVLQLDNEVVFNEAIIEERELAIQEIQQQIGEVHEAFKDLATLVHAQGVIIEEVDTNIENSAEATKEAKTEIGKASKTQKSNSSLQCMILVIFAVVLLIVIIVLAS from the exons ATGAGCTTCGCGGATCTGGAGTCCGGGGCCCTGCAGGCGCCCAGGAGGGGGAGGGGCCCCGACGCCACGCGCGCGCTCGTCTTCCAGATCACTACCGCGGTGTCCTCGTACCGCCGCCTCCTCAACTCGCTCGGCACGCCCAAGGACACGCTCACCCTGCGCGATCAACT GCAGAAGACTAGTTATAAAGTTCTGCAATTGGCCAAGGATGCGAAAGATAAGCTGCGGAGTGCTGCCGTAGCAGACCAGAGCGCTGGAACTAGT AAAGACAAGAGGATATCTGACATGAAGCTTGCCAAAGATTTTGCTGCCACAATGGAAGAGTTCAGGAAACTTCAGAACATTGCGATTCAGAGGGAGGTGTCATACAAGCCAGCCGTTCCCCAGAATGCTCAGCCGAG CTATGCTACAAATGATGGAAGTGCCGATTTTGGTAAAATGTCTGAACAACATGCATTGCTTGCAGAACCAAACAG GCAAGAGGTgttgcaattggataatgaagttGTTTTCAACGAGGCGATCATCGAGGAAAGGGAGCTGGCCATTCAAGAGATCCAACAGCAGATTGGTGAAGTTCATGAAGCATTTAAGGATCTTGCTACGCTCGTGCATGCGCAAGGAGTTATAATAG AGGAAGTAGACACCAACATAGAAAATTCTGCAGAAGCGACCAAAGAAGCGAAGACGGAAATTGGCAAAGCGTCCAAGACTCAGAAATCAAACTCATCCTTG CAATGCATGATTTTGGTGATATTTGCGGTTGTGCTGCTTATCGTGATAATAGTTTTGGCAAGTTGA